One part of the Vicia villosa cultivar HV-30 ecotype Madison, WI linkage group LG6, Vvil1.0, whole genome shotgun sequence genome encodes these proteins:
- the LOC131614468 gene encoding F-box/kelch-repeat protein At3g06240-like yields the protein MASNDNFFRILYGFGYDPFTDDYLIVSGSFKHTNDPADSSIDLAIFSLRANQWKQIQSASHFPYWTIDTCVDPGVGLLLSHVIHWLVHNYETSRYAIIGFDLKEMRMSEIAMPDDIIFISNTSFLKFGLLVLRGLISAWITNNYTTTIWVMHEYNVHSSWTKTLSFLPAPDFSPLCFTNCGDIVGIVRGGGLVKFNDKGQLLEDHSFGKCYFKRSKMRVYTESLLSLPSGNGQALAAS from the coding sequence ATGGCCTCCAATGATAATTTTTTCAGGATTTTATATGGCTTTGGGTACGACCCATTCACAGATGATTACTTAATAGTTTCTGGGTCCTTCAAACACACCAATGATCCTGCAGATAGTTCTATTGACTTAGCCATTTTCTCATTGAGAGCTAATCAATGGAAGCAAATTCAGTCTGCTTCTCATTTTCCTTATTGGACTATTGATACATGTGTAGATCCTGGAGTTGGGTTGCTCTTGAGTCATGTTATTCATTGGTTGGTTCATAATTATGAGACTTCAAGATATGCTATTATTGGCTTTGATTTAAAGGAGATGAGAATGTCGGAGATAGCTATGCCGGATGATATTATTTTCATTAGTAACACTTCTTTTTTAAAATTTGGTTTGTTGGTACTCAGAGGACTTATTAGTGCATGGATTACGAACAACTATACAACTACTATATGGGTGATGCACGAATACAATGTGCATTCATCTTGGACTAAgactctttcttttcttcctgcTCCGGATTTTTCGCCATTATGCTTTACAAACTGCGGCGATATAGTTGGGATAGTTCGTGGTGGTGGATTAGTCAAGTTTAATGACAAAGGACAGCTACTTGAAGATCACTCTTTTGGTAAATGTTACTTCAAAAGGTCTAAAATGAGGGTATATACAGAGTCTTTGCTTTCACTCCCTAGTGGCAACGGGCAAGCTTTAGCCGCCTCTTGA
- the LOC131609673 gene encoding F-box/kelch-repeat protein At3g23880-like, producing MEILLRLPVKTVLRCRCVCKSWLSLISDPNFATSHFQFALSPPTHKLVFLEKFPDAPEIISINFDASLNDDSSYSSLSLDFFSFQSCCEIIGSCRGFLFLHCNIYFYLWNPSTGVNKNIPASPITIYSNDHLFITHLYGFGYDPSTDDYLVVFGFYEYHDPADSSIDLAIFSLRANKWKQIESGSHFPYKIFPKGGYDPRAGLLLNETIHWLVYNCETSRYAIIAFDLKETRMSEIALPDEFIFSLTNTSFIEYDLLVLGGLISVWNVEKYTIEIWVMQEYKVHSSWTKTLNFSFFPAPDFSPLCFTKCGDIVGTVRGGGLVKLNDKGLLLEHHAYGNYYFNRSQMTLYTESLLSLPSGT from the coding sequence ATGGAAATTCTATTGAGGTTGCCGGTGAAGACTGTATTACGTTGCAGGTGCGTCTGTAAGTCATGGCTTTCTCTTATCTCTGATCCCAATTTCGCAACTTCACATTTTCAATTTGCCCTCTCACCGCCTACCCATAAACTTGTGTTCCTGGAAAAATTTCCTGATGCTCCTGAAATCATATCCATAAATTTTGATGCATCACTTAACGATGATTCATCATATTCTTCTTTAAGCCTTGATTTTTTTAGTTTCCAATCTTGTTGTGAAATTATTGGTTCTTGTAGAGGCTTTCTGTTTTTGCACTGTAACATATACTTCTACCTATGGAATCCATCCACGGGTGTGAACAAAAACATACCTGCTTCACCTATAACTATTTACTCCAATGATCATCTTTTCATCACGCATTTATATGGCTTCGGATACGACCCATCAACAGATGATTACTTAGTAGTTTTTGGGTTCTACGAATATCATGATCCGGCTGACAGTTCTATTGACTTAGCGATTTTCTCATTGAGAGCTAATAAGTGGAAGCAAATTGAGTCTGGTTCTCATTTTCCTTATAAGATTTTTCCTAAAGGTGGATATGATCCTAGAGCAGGGTTGCTCTTGAATGAGACTATCCATTGGTTGGTTTATAATTGCGAGACTTCAAGGTATGCTATTATTGCCTTTGATTTAAAGGAAACCAGAATGTCAGAGATAGCTCTGCCGGATGAATTTATTTTCAGTCTTACTAACACTTCTTTCATAGAGTATGATTTGTTGGTACTTGGAGGACTTATTAGTGTGTGGAATGTGGAGAAGTACACAATTGAGATATGGGTCATGCAAGAATACAAAGTGCATTCATCTTGGACTAAGAcccttaatttttctttttttcctgcTCCTGATTTTTCGCCATTATGCTTTACAAAGTGTGGCGATATAGTTGGAACAGTTCGTGGTGGTGGATTAGTCAAGCTAAATGACAAAGGATTGCTGCTAGAGCATCACGCTTATGGTAACTATTACTTCAACAGATCCCAAATGACTTTATATACAGAGTCTCTGCTTTCACTCCCTAGTGGCACTTGA
- the LOC131614469 gene encoding F-box/kelch-repeat protein At3g23880-like encodes MSEKSVHLPQELVVEILLRLPVKTVLRCKCVCKSWLSLISNPHFATSHFQLAATPPTERLICLETFSNETISIDFNASFNDDSSYSSPSLDFLSGVRRPKIRGSCRGFLLLQYGTNFCIWNPSTGVHRQIPESLMASLSTDYFSRTLCGFAYEPSADDYLVVLGSNNYNVSYDSLIYVEVFSLKANKWKLIVGGSHFPCRISIDRLGLLLNNVIHWLVYNHETERYVISAFDLQEMRMSEIALPYCFDVSYISLIEYDLLVLGGLISALNMEKYTVEVWVLKDYADHSSWTKTLTLSMDSYFFPVCFTNCGNIIGTDGEGRLLKFNDKLQLLEHQFYCDIYFNRSHLVLYRESLL; translated from the coding sequence ATGTCAGAGAAGAGCGTTCATCTTCCTCAGGAACTGGTTGTTGAAATACTATTAAGGTTGCCGGTGAAGACTGTACTACGATGCAAGTGCGTCTGTAAGTCGTGGCTTTCTCTCATCTCTAATCCTCATTTTGCAACTTCACATTTTCAACTTGCTGCCACACCGCCCACAGAGAGACTTATTTGCTTGGAAACTTTTTCTAATGAAACCATATCCATAGATTTTAATGCATCATTTAATGATGATTCATCATATTCTTCGCCGAGCCTTGATTTTTTGAGTGGTGTACGTCGTCCTAAAATTAGAGGTTCGTGTAGAGGGTTTTTGTTATTGCAGTATGGTACAAACTTCTGCATATGGAATCCATCCACGGGTGTTCACAGACAAATACCTGAGTCTCTAATGGCTTCTCTCTCCACTGATTATTTTTCAAGGACTCTGTGTGGCTTTGCATACGAGCCATCTGCAGATGATTACTTAGTAGTTTTGGGGTCCAACAACTACAATGTTTCTTATGATAGTTTGATTTACGTGGAAGTTTTCTCGTTGAAAGCTAATAAGTGGAAACTAATTGTGGGTGGTTCTCATTTTCCTTGTAGGATTAGTATTGACAGATTAGGGTTGCTCTTGAATAATGTTATTCATTGGTTGGTTTATAATCACGAGACGGAAAGGTATGTTATTAGTGCCTTTGATTTGCAGGAAATGAGAATGTCTGAGATAGCTTTGCCATATTGTTTTGATGTTAGTTATATTTCTTTAATTGAATATGATTTGTTGGTACTTGGAGGACTTATAAGTGCATTGAATATGGAGAAGTATACAGTTGAAGTTTGGGTATTGAAAGACTATGCGGATCATTCAAGTTGGACTAAGACTCTTACTTTATCTATGGATTCATACTTTTTTCCTGTATGCTTTACAAATTGTGGTAATATAATTGGTACAGATGGTGAAGGTCGATTGTTGAAGTTTAATGATAAATTACAGCTGCTAGAACATCAATTCTATTGTGACATTTATTTTAACAGATCCCATTTGGTGTTATATAGAGAGTCTCTGCTTTAA